Proteins encoded together in one Telopea speciosissima isolate NSW1024214 ecotype Mountain lineage chromosome 4, Tspe_v1, whole genome shotgun sequence window:
- the LOC122660528 gene encoding galactokinase-like: MAKHEELLVPVFSTLEPVYGSGFQLEEAQLRFEKIKSKFLQIFGFQPDVYARSPGRVNLIGEHIDYEGYSVLPMAIRQDTIVAIHKRDAGESPKLIRIANLNEKYTMCTYPTDPNQEIDLKNHKWGHYFICGYKGYYEFAKSKGIDVGEPIGLDVLVDGTVPTGSGLSSSSAFVCSSTIAIMATFDVNFLKKEIAQLTCDCEHHIGTQSGGMDQAISIMAKSGFAELIDFNPIHATDVQLPAGGSFVIAHSLAESQKAVTAATNYNNRVVECRLAAIVLGIKLGMKPLEAISKVKTLSDVEGLCVSFAGTHGSSDAVLAVKEFLNEEPYTAEDIEKITEEKLPSVLGNDPTSLDVLRAAKNFKLYQRASHVYSEAKRVHAFKDTVSSSLSDEDMLKKLGDLMNESHHSCSVLYECSCPELEDLVKICRDNGALGARLTGAGWGGCVVALVKENIVSQFIHNLKELFYQSRIEKGIINKNDLGLYLFASKPSSGAAIFKF, from the exons ATGGCTAAACACGAAGAGCTCCTCGTTCCTGTTTTTTCCACTCTCGAACCGGTCTATGGAAGTGGTTttcagcttgaagaagctcagCTTCGATTCgagaaaataaaatccaagTTTCTCCAGATTTTTGGTTTCCAGCCTGACGTTTATGCTCGATCTCCAG GTCGAGTGAACTTGATCGGAGAGCACATTGATTACGAAGGGTACTCCGTGTTGCCGATGGCCATACGTCAAGATACGATCGTAGCTATCCACAAACGCGATGCTGGAGAGTCTCCAAAGCTTATTCGAATCGCAAATCTAAATGAGAAGTACACCATGTGTACTTACCCCACCGATCCGAATCAG GAAATTGATTTGAAGAATCACAAATGGGGTCATTATTTTATTTGCGG GTACAAAGGATATTATGAATTTGCTAAATCGAAAGGCATAGATGTTGGTGAACCAATTGGACTTGATGTCCTTGTTGATGGGACAGTTCCTACAG GTTCTGGACTGTCAAGCTCGTCAGCATTTGTTTGCTCTTCTACTATTGCTATAATGGCTACCTTTGATGTGAATTTCCTAAAG AAAGAAATTGCCCAACTTACCTGTGACTGTGAACACCATATTGGAACACAATCTGGTGGTATGGACCAG GCAATTTCCATCATGGCCAAATCTGGATTTGCAGAATTGATTGATTTCAACCCAATCCATGCAACTGATGTGCAACTTCCTGCTGGTGGATCTTTTGTGATTGCGCATTCCTTGGCAGAATCCCAGAAAGCAGTAACTGCTGCAACAAATTACAATAATCGTGTTGTAGAATGTCGTTTAGCAGCT ATTGTTCTTGGCATAAAGCTTGGTATGAAACCACTGGAGGCAATCTCCAAAGTGAAAACTCTTTCTGATGTTGAGGGATTATGTGTATCTTTTGCCGGTACTCATGGCTCTTCAGATGCTGTCCTTGCAGTCAAG GAATTCTTGAATGAGGAGCCATATACAGCTGAAGATATTGAGAAAATCACAGAGGAAAAACTTCCTTCAGTCTTGGGCAATGATCCTACTTCATTAGACGTGCTAAGAGCTGCCAAGAACTTCAAGTTATATCAG CGAGCCTCCCATGTATACTCTGAAGCTAAGCGTGTTCATGCTTTCAAAGACACGGTTTCTTCTAGCCTAAG TGATGAGGACATGCTAAAAAAGCTTGGTGATCTCATGAATGAAAGCCATCACAGCTGCAGTGTTCTCTATGAGTGCAG CTGTCCAGAGTTGGAAGATTTGGTAAAGATTTGTCGGGATAATGGAGCTCTTGGAGCAAGACTTACAGGAGCAGGATGGGGTGGATGTGTTGTTGCATTGGTGAAAGAGAATATTGTCTCACAATTTATCCACAACTTGAAG GAATTGTTTTATCAATCAAGAATCGAAAAGGGGATTATCAATAAGAATGATCTTGGCCTCTATCTGTTCGCTTCCAAGCCATCTAGTGGCGCTGCAATATTTAAGTTCTAG
- the LOC122659798 gene encoding uncharacterized protein LOC122659798 — protein MCWLAMGLRERDLLVDLESGGTTSVEANKEPSAGVKQTKKLLGRVLNGVVNFDGAIKGEDGTSLVNTSSSADVCPENPEMLTDKKSSEEEPLVLGEKKVVKEKRKKTSAKPPKPPRPPRGPSLDAADMKLVREISELAMLKRARIERMKALKKMKAAKATSPSGSLCAMVITILFCLVIIFQGICSKSSSAVSFQGSPESAVGLISIQFNKNLSTSDANGISARSPNFMDQVAGSNSR, from the exons ATGTGTTGGTTGGCCATGGGTCTGAGAGAAAGAGATCTTTTAGTTGATCTTGAAAGTGGTGGGACTACTAGTGTAGAAGCAAATAAAGAACCGAGTGCAGGTgttaaacaaacaaagaaattgTTGGGTAGGGTATTGAATGGGGTTGTCAATTTTGATGGGGCAATCAAAGGTGAAGATGGCACGAGTTTAGTCAACACTTCAAGTTCTGCTGATGTTTGTCCCGAGAATCCAGAAATGTTGACAGATAAGAAGTCTAGTGAAGAAGAGCCGTTGGTCCTTGGAGAAAAGAAAGTGGTAAAGGAGAAACGTAAGAAGACAAGCGCTAAGCCTCCAAAGCCACCACGGCCCCCCAGAGGTCCATCATTGGATGCTGCTGACATGAAGCTGGTTCGAGAGATCTCTGAGCTTGCTATGTTGAAGCGGGCAAGGATTGAACGGATGAAagcattgaagaagatgaaagcaGCCAAGGCAACATCACCAAGTGGCAGCCTGTGTGCTATGGTCATCACCATACTCTTCTGCCTTGTAATAATTTTCCAAG GAATATGCTCCAAAAGCAGCTCAGCTGTCAGCTTCCAGGGATCTCCTGAATCAGCCGTTGGATTGATTTCAATTCAATTTAATAAGAATCTTTCCACTAGTGATGCCAATGGAATCAGTGCCCGGTCACCCAA TTTCATGGATCAGGTTGCTGGGTCTAATTCTCGGTAA